Within the Nerophis ophidion isolate RoL-2023_Sa linkage group LG01, RoL_Noph_v1.0, whole genome shotgun sequence genome, the region TGAGCTCAACTGCAAAGCCGAGGACACCCAGCAAGATGGACCCCCAGCCCAGAAAAAGTCCCGGCAGAGTGGGCGCAAGAATGAATGGCCCAAGAGAGAGGCATCAGGGTTGAGGTCTGACGATCATCACAGGCCCCTTGTTAATGGGGTGATAGTGGTACCTAAAGATGGCCGCAACTTTAGTGGGGCATCTGGAGGAAATGGTAGCAGCTTCAACTCCGACCAAACCCTCCAGTGTAAAGACGAGGAAGAGGGGGGAGAGAACGGCCAGGACCACAGCGAAGAGAGTGGACAAAGTGATGGAGAGAGCACAGGGAAAGGAGTGGGAACAGGCTTGGGCCAACATAACGCCAACTACGTGTACCGCCAGGAAGGTTTTGAACCAGCATTCGGAGACAACCTTTACGTGTGCATTCCCTGTGGAAAAGGCTTTCCTAGCTCAGAGCAGCTCAACGCTCACGTGGAGACCCACACTGAGGATGAGTTGTACATCAAAGAGGAAGGGGGGACCTATGTGAAAGAGGAAGATGAGGAGGAGGCCGAGGACCTTTCCACACCCGTAGGCCCCTCCAACTTCGGCTCCGAAACGCGCCCCTTCAAGTGCACTGTCTGCAATAAGAGCTACAAGGACCCGGCTACGCTGCGCCAACACGAAAAGAGCCACTGGCTTACCCGGCCCTTTCCTTGCAACATTTGTGGCAAGATGTTCACCCAGCGGGGCACCATGACGCGCCACATGCGCAGCCACCTGGGCCTCAAGCCCTTCGCATGTGAAGAGTGCGGCATGCGCTTTACTCggcagtaccgcctgacggaGCACATGCGTGTCCACTCTGGGGAGAAGCCGTACGAATGCCAGCTCTGCGGCGGGAAGTTCACTCAACAACGCAACCTCATCAGCCACCTGAGAATGCACACCTCACCCTCCTAGAAACAAGCCAAAGAACTCTTGGAATAGAAAAACAAATTGCTCTACCTTTTTTTCCAACGAAGAAATGCACATGTACACGTTGAACACACACTTCTACATATTACCTTTGGTTTACGAAGCCCTGGCTAAGTGAATGTTGTAGCCACACTGGGCAATGATGGAGTTGTCAGTTCCTTATTGGTTTAAAGTGACACACGCTCACCTCTCAGGAGTTCTAGTGGGACCGTTTACTCCTCTTTATCTCTATCTTGACTGTCTTTCAGCCCCGAGTCACAAAACGGAAGTGTTATAAATTTGTGACTTGTGCTCTTTTTAAGGCCGATAAATGTGAATGTGGCTACCAATGTAATGTCCAGCCCTAATGTCCACCTCAGTAGGCTTCCTCTCGTCTaccttttttaaagcattttgtcCGGATGTTTTCCAAACTTCAAAAGTCCCCTCTGCTCTCTGGCGCTATACTAACCAAAAAGCCCAATGAAACCAATACTGGCAATAATTCAGCAAAAACAAAGAGTGTTTCTACTCTTGACAGCTTTATATTCTTTTATGTTAAGCGATGGTGGATGTAAAACGAGGGGGGACTGGGGTGTGACTACCTCCATGCTTTAACTGGAAAAAAGGTTTCAGGTGGGATCACGTTGGGTCAGGTTGTAGTTCAAAGTAAGACGTTGAAAAAGTTCTCCTCATGGATGTATTCCAGAGAGGACATTGCTAGTGCACTGGGGAACCAATAATCTGGGTTTGCAAAGAGGAACCTCTTGAGGTACTTGTTTTAAAGAACTTATGTTTCAGTGAATGTTTAAACTGGAAGGTCTTGGGATTTTACTTGTGGTGAGGGAGGAATTTGGTCAGGGTGGGGGGGTCTTTTTTTAAAGGGGCTAATAAGAGGGTGTTTTGGATTGGACAAATATGTTCAGTGGGTACGTTTTGTTTTGTGTCTGTATAGCTTTCCTCCCCTTGAGAAAAAAAAGTCTATATGGGCTTGTGACCTCGCTACCTCTGATTACTCTTATGAACACTATATGTTGATTAGTTTCTATGTAATTAATTGTAAAAAGTGTGTAGATTATCTTCACCTGATGCTTTAACCTGCCCATCTCTCAACACAGGTTTTTAATACTCATAGATTTCACTCATTTATGTTGTGCTTAACAACCGTCTTTACTCCAAATATATTCTAGCTTTTCGGGTGCTACGCTCACAGTGGCGCTGCCTCAAAATCTACTGTAGCGTCTTTTCGAAGGAAAGTAATGTTTAGTTGGTTGAGGGGTATAGTGTTCCAAAGATCTTGTGAATGTGGAGAAGAGAGCTAACTAACAAACATTGCTAGACAAGTTCAAAACCAAAGCTTTTAAATAAAAGATGTACTTAAGATATATAGCATACTAAATTATTTCACTTTTTGATTTCGTTTTTATTTTGCTGTACAATATGAATTAAGAATTATATCGTAAgtccatacaaaaaaaaaatccactcttGATGGTGTTTTTGCCAATGACTCTTAGAGTGAGGAAGCTTCTCGTGTTTTGCAAGGAAAGCTTGTGCTGATTGGTGGGCCGGTGAACTTTACCACCTAAAGAAACTGCTggtaaagttgttgtttttttgctttgtttataTCCAGAGTCCTTATCACTTTATATTCCTTTAACTTTAAAAACAGGACCTGATGACATTGTGTTCTGTTCagaccaaaaaaaagaaaaataataataatagtaaaaattaaaaaaaaaaaaacgacttttaATCAGAATTTTAATGTGAAGTTCAAGTTACTTGTTATTTCCTTTTGAGCCAGACTTGTGAAAACTTGTAACAAGAAGGGAGAAGCAGAGATGCACTGGACAGCTACTCCTgcaaaaaactgttttgttttttttagccgtCGTCTCTAAATGTGTTTCACTGTATCACAGATTGGTTTTAAGTTATTTTCACCTCCCGAAGCTTTACCTCATAAGTGTGCTTGTAATTGGGCCATCTTGTCATTTTCACTAAAGTCTGTCCAGTGAATCCATTCTTAACAGTTACATTGTACTTCACTACAAGTTTTTGGTATAGGCATTCctcattttttgatttttttgtttgtctgaTACCTTTGTTGTCGTCTTGGTATGTGAATTATTCATAATGTAGCGATGCAGCCACAGTTACAAACATCATTACTGTTTTTAAGGTACCTGCATCCCTGGATTAGTTACTACTCGGTTGGGTGTTAAGCAGTTATTTGTTGATTAGTAATTGCATGGTACATGCATGTGCCCCCTACCCCCCAAGTACAAACATGTATTCATCAATCTGGAGTACATTGCCTTTTTGTACCTCAATGTGCAGCTCAGTGTCTGTCATGCAaaggatgttttttgttttgtttttgtttttttgtacatGATATCCAGCCATTGCTGTAATTGCTGCATTTGAATGCTTGCTTGTCGGACATAAACAAAGAAAAACTCCAAACTGTGAccatactactactaatattactattactacttctactattactactactagaaCTACTACTATACAAAATACTTCAGGGATTGTTCTGCATCTGTAGAATGCAGGCTCTCAGCTACATTTGTAAGACATAGTATTGTATCAATTTGTCTGTATTTTAACCATGGGGGGGGGATAAAGCAAAAAACACTAGTTTCAtacgtaaaaacaaaaaaagggtggGAGCGGGGGCTTTTTTCAACTAACACAAAGAGCCTTGACAAAAGGTGAGGCAGCTGGAAACAACAATTTTAGTTAATGACACAGTATGTTCATGAATAATTGCAAAGTTGTACAAAGAACTAAGAAGAAAAAGTAAAAAGCTCATACCCAAAATCCACAAACTATTTTTTAAACCAAAGCACATTTGAATGACTCTGGAACCATGTGTggctctagaaaaaaaaaagaaacatgtatttatctCATTGTTTACAAACTTTTACAGTTTTTACAGACCTCACTTGAGGCCCAGccagtcagaatttttttttttctgcttttccACAACAGTTTTCTGCCAAAACAAAAGCACGGGTTGAACTGCTGCATATTCAGTTAGAGGGAGGGGTGTGTTTGCTTTTAGGTGCACTAACCCCACCCTCTGCCAGCTGGCTTTTGGTGTGACCTCATGCCCCTAATCACTCCCTCCTGCCATGCCCTCTGGCCTGTCTGGGGGGGGGGCAGTGCATCCTTGATGTGTTTATCAAAAGGCATTGTTAGTCAGGGTCTTTAGCTCTGTGTTGTGTATCGTGTTTGCCCTCATGCACTTGACGGCTCCCTCTTGGCGCTCCATCTGCAGGCGGGGCTTATTGTTACATCTCACTACGTCATCTCTGAATGTTGCTTTGATTTGTCCAccgcatgtaaaaaaatatatatatatctgctttAGTCTTAACTGTgaatgttgtttttctttttttttgaagcTGCCTGTTCGTTGGGTTAAAGCAGCACAAACCTCTGGCTGGCTGAGCCTCCTTACAAAGTTGGTGCAAACACTTGACAGTGTTCTctctcgctttttttttttttttttttaaatcagatgtCTATTGTCAGTgatgaatgtatttatttgtggTCCTGCCCTCACTTCTACAAATAATTGTGTGAGACGGAGGTGGAGGCAGGacccccaattttttttgtttggttttgttaatGTTCTGAGGATTTCAAGCTGAGAATCATAAATGTGACACAAAACAGCCATTATTTTAGGGGGATTTtcggtttttaaaaaaatatatatatttcattttttaGTCTTAATGTAATTCTCtgcgggtgttttttttttttttgtttgcccaTCACACTGAAAGCCTCATGAGGGTCCTTGAAGGCCTCACGTGCAAACAGAATGGAGGCCACTATATTGTTTTAGATTATGCTCTCTGGGTGTTGCCATTAATCTGCCATTTCTTTaaccacaaacaaaacaaacatgcacATTGTTCTCTCTCCATTTTCTAAAATTTCGTCTTAAAACCTCTCGATTTCTACGACTTTAACTTAGTTccacgtttttgttttttattcccaGGGTAAGATATCTTCTTTACTAAGTGCActtttgaacgtttttttttttttttttttaaacctcccACTCTGCTCTTATATTACTTATTACTGACGGTTCTCTGCCTCTGTTTTTAGAAATACCTCATCTCCCATTTGTGTCTCTTGGTGATATACTCCATTACCAAATATTTATGCAGTGTTACAAAAGCTTTAAAATATGTCCACACAATTGGACCGAGAGGCCACACTTTGCTCCAATGGCCTTTTTCCACTGCATGGTACCCATTTGCTTTGCCAGGAAGTCACTATCAGGTTTAAGAGTGGCAAGCTGATCCCACACGGGTGACATTAACTATTTCCTGATTGCTCGAGCAGATTTGACATTTGAGCACATATGGCTACAAATGACAAGAAtaaacacataccgtatttccttgaatagccgcctgggcgctaattgatttaaaacctcttctcacccctgtgcttaccaatggcatgcagtaaaaattgagtgtgatataaaaaataaaataataaaaaattattctgcggccgtggcccggtggttggggaccactgctctacaacacgtcatcgcgcccaccttaacatcatgctatctgcgtgccggtcggACGCATTCATAATCCCTGTTTCCTATTAGacattgcaatgcatacttggtcaacagccataacttttacactgatggttgtgatataaacaactttaacactcttactaatatgcgccacactctgtgaacccacaccaaacacatttctggagaacattggctctgtaacacattataaacgcaacataagaattacccagaattccaatgcatccatgtcTCTTGGccatattatacacgcgcccccaaccccgcccacctcaaccgttgcacagagagggggggggggttggtgctagcggggtgtataatatagccaagagtaatggatgcattggaattctgggtaattcttatgttgcttttataatgtgttacagagccaatgttctccagaaatgtatttggtgtgggttcacagagtgtggcgcatattagtaagagtattaaagacaagttgttttgtatcacaaccatcagtgtgaactgtatggctgtggaacaagacccctggtttacacatagtaaaagcaaaaaaaaaaagactccgccattttggaaatgacaacAGGGGAGGCGTCACTTGTGAcatcacgactttgacccggcggtaaaagtaagcatgtgctaataaatttggggagcgagtttgaaccggcagtaattcaaggcaggcgcatattacatgcccggcagccattcaaggaaatatggtacctTGTTATACTAGTTGTGTTATACGCCGCAGTATCCAAGTTGCTGCTGCTTCCCCTGTTGCTTACTACCCCTTATTCTCCTCCTCAATAACATTTGGCATCTTACGCCAAGAAGTAAATGCAGCAGGTCCTTGTTTGCCTTCGTTGTTACGAGCTTTCGAGTCAATGCGTAATGATTTTGGCAGTTTGGCAGTTGTCCGTTGTGAGGTGGAAAACAGTCTTTGAATAACAAAAAAACGAACGTCgctccacagtctccactttggTGCCGCCGTCCCATTTGATAGTgtaaaatgtttaagtttattttgcGTTTCTATCTTCCACCTCACTGTTGACCTGTTAGGGCGTTGCGACGTCCTCTGCATTTCACTTCAG harbors:
- the hic2 gene encoding hypermethylated in cancer 2 protein, with amino-acid sequence MELPNHAKQLLLQLNQQRAKGFLCDVIIVVENALFRAHKNILAASSIYFKSLVLHDNLINLDTEMVNPSLFRQVLDFIYTGKLLSSSDQSSEQNFSALLTAASYLQLHDLAALCRKKLKRNGGKPLPGKPSTPGPLSRLRLNNQRLSSSTPAGPNNHYPTTPSDADQPQPDEGLRDKLSDDEMLIGSSRRNGSSNGNLSSGGSAGEPDLGLDLTKKSPPSAGTATDALSPHSNSQESPQSASVSTTNSASLDDSSTTLPCADICISDPNELNCKAEDTQQDGPPAQKKSRQSGRKNEWPKREASGLRSDDHHRPLVNGVIVVPKDGRNFSGASGGNGSSFNSDQTLQCKDEEEGGENGQDHSEESGQSDGESTGKGVGTGLGQHNANYVYRQEGFEPAFGDNLYVCIPCGKGFPSSEQLNAHVETHTEDELYIKEEGGTYVKEEDEEEAEDLSTPVGPSNFGSETRPFKCTVCNKSYKDPATLRQHEKSHWLTRPFPCNICGKMFTQRGTMTRHMRSHLGLKPFACEECGMRFTRQYRLTEHMRVHSGEKPYECQLCGGKFTQQRNLISHLRMHTSPS